In a genomic window of Aggregatimonas sangjinii:
- a CDS encoding SusC/RagA family TonB-linked outer membrane protein encodes MRTKLNAILTLLLAFVVHISFAQDKTITGTVTDQDGLPLPGVNIVVEGTTNGTQTDFDGNYAIQGSAGQVLLFTYIGQKAVRQTIGADSVINVQMQEDAQALEEVVVTAQGIKKEKQALGYAVAEVGSDQIEDRAEGDVGRILTGKASGVNITAQSGLSGSGTSIVIRGLSSFSGSNQPLFIVDGVPFDSGTNGQQQNGAGGDFVDGNNGSSRFLDLDPNNIESVNVLKGLAAATLYGTAGRNGVILITTKNGAPGAGGVKKNEITVSSSMFFNQIASLPDYQDEYGNGFDQNFGWFFSNWGPSFDRDGIAGWGNQSAIDDNGTLAHPYSTSTTAIQAGFPELQGARYDWRPYDSVKNFFRTGVVKTNSVNFNGGSEDGKVSYNANFGHLDDEGFTPGNNLKRYTVGLGGRAVLSNKFTVSGTMNYSNTNFVSPPVAASTGNSVFGTGSSVFANLFYTPRSIDIQGLPFENPIDRSSVYYRQNNSIQHPLWTVAHSKTQQVTNRVFGNAALAYEINDNLNLTYRFGLDVYSENNTNAQQKGGVGGSVATQSGIYQTWNNTNTILDHNFILTGQYELSERVGFSFNAGATTRREVFDQNGVASSGQQVFGVLRHFNFQLQDEIQFFQERNIAGLYGQLDFDYDRMLYLTLSGRNDYVSNLSADNRSIFYPSASLSVIPTKLIPGLQSEGGINYMKLRAGYGTSAAFPTGYPIASTLVLDTQDFRDGDGNDVVTNESANQLGNPNLQPELLAELEFGIEARFFKNRLSLDASYYTRTTTDLIIDRPLDPSTGFITTQTNIGEIKADGVEIDATFALVRSQEEGGLDWSLNANWTTNQSEVTDLGLDTDIVIYSGLTSLGNAAIVGEQLGVIAGSRITRTEDGEFLVNDAGDYVEEEGLFVIGNPNPDWLLNVGNSLSYKNFSFNFLINYTQGGDIYSRTVSTLLGRGLTTDTVDRLNTFILPGSQADGTANTKQINNSTYYFNNILFGPDELGVFDATVIRLQEISLGYALPSKFLDKTPFGSLSFTLSGFNLWYDAINMPDGTNFDPNVAGVGIGNGRGFDYLNGPSSRRFGLSVKASF; translated from the coding sequence ATGAGAACAAAACTGAATGCAATTTTAACGCTATTACTGGCGTTCGTCGTGCATATTTCGTTTGCACAGGACAAAACGATTACCGGAACGGTGACGGATCAAGATGGTCTGCCGCTTCCCGGGGTCAACATTGTTGTAGAAGGTACCACCAACGGTACCCAAACCGATTTTGACGGTAACTATGCCATTCAGGGCAGTGCCGGACAAGTCTTGCTCTTTACCTATATCGGTCAAAAAGCCGTTAGGCAGACCATTGGTGCCGACAGCGTCATCAACGTGCAAATGCAGGAAGATGCACAAGCGCTTGAAGAGGTGGTCGTGACCGCACAGGGTATTAAAAAGGAAAAGCAAGCGCTGGGTTATGCGGTTGCCGAAGTAGGCAGCGACCAGATAGAGGATCGCGCAGAAGGGGACGTAGGTCGTATCTTGACCGGGAAAGCCTCTGGTGTCAACATCACAGCGCAGTCCGGTCTTTCAGGTTCTGGTACGAGTATAGTAATTCGTGGCCTGAGCAGTTTCTCAGGAAGTAACCAACCGCTCTTCATTGTAGATGGTGTTCCTTTCGATAGTGGCACCAATGGTCAGCAACAGAATGGTGCTGGCGGCGACTTCGTTGACGGTAATAATGGCTCTAGTAGATTTTTGGATTTAGATCCGAACAATATCGAAAGTGTGAACGTATTGAAAGGTTTGGCCGCGGCCACCTTATACGGTACAGCTGGGCGTAACGGGGTAATCTTGATTACGACCAAAAATGGTGCTCCGGGTGCCGGCGGCGTTAAAAAGAACGAGATTACCGTAAGTAGTTCTATGTTCTTCAACCAAATCGCTTCACTTCCAGATTATCAGGATGAATATGGTAACGGATTTGATCAAAACTTTGGTTGGTTCTTCTCAAACTGGGGTCCTAGTTTTGACCGGGACGGTATTGCTGGATGGGGCAATCAATCCGCTATCGATGACAACGGCACTTTGGCACATCCCTATTCTACATCCACTACGGCCATCCAAGCGGGTTTCCCTGAGCTTCAAGGCGCGCGCTACGATTGGAGACCTTACGACAGTGTAAAGAATTTTTTCAGAACCGGTGTGGTTAAAACAAATTCGGTCAACTTTAATGGCGGTTCGGAAGACGGTAAAGTGTCTTACAATGCCAACTTTGGCCATCTGGACGACGAAGGCTTCACCCCTGGCAACAATCTAAAACGCTACACGGTTGGCTTGGGCGGACGTGCCGTTCTTTCCAATAAATTTACGGTTTCCGGGACCATGAATTATTCAAACACAAACTTTGTATCGCCACCAGTCGCGGCAAGTACAGGTAACAGTGTGTTTGGAACAGGTTCTTCTGTTTTCGCGAACCTATTCTACACCCCTAGAAGTATCGATATTCAAGGGTTACCTTTTGAAAATCCTATTGATAGAAGTAGTGTCTACTATCGTCAGAACAATAGTATTCAGCACCCTTTGTGGACCGTTGCCCATTCAAAAACGCAGCAGGTTACCAATAGAGTATTCGGAAATGCAGCTTTGGCCTATGAAATCAATGACAATTTAAATTTGACGTATAGATTTGGTTTGGACGTTTATAGCGAAAATAATACCAACGCACAGCAAAAAGGCGGTGTTGGTGGTAGTGTAGCCACCCAAAGCGGTATTTATCAAACGTGGAACAACACCAATACCATATTGGATCATAACTTTATTTTAACGGGACAGTATGAATTGTCCGAACGTGTTGGATTCAGCTTCAATGCTGGTGCTACCACCCGTCGCGAGGTGTTTGATCAAAATGGTGTTGCTAGTTCTGGACAGCAGGTATTTGGAGTATTACGGCACTTTAATTTCCAGCTTCAGGATGAAATCCAATTTTTCCAAGAACGAAACATTGCTGGATTGTATGGTCAATTAGACTTTGACTATGATAGGATGTTGTATTTGACACTTTCTGGACGTAATGATTATGTCTCGAACCTTTCTGCAGATAATCGATCTATTTTCTATCCAAGTGCAAGTCTTTCGGTTATACCAACTAAGCTTATTCCTGGTCTTCAAAGCGAAGGGGGAATCAATTACATGAAGCTTCGGGCCGGTTACGGTACTTCTGCAGCTTTTCCGACAGGTTATCCCATTGCTTCAACTTTAGTCTTGGACACTCAGGATTTTAGAGATGGCGATGGAAACGATGTTGTTACAAATGAGAGTGCTAATCAATTAGGAAACCCTAACCTTCAACCCGAATTATTAGCTGAGTTGGAGTTTGGCATCGAAGCGCGGTTCTTTAAGAACAGGCTTTCGCTTGACGCTTCTTACTACACCAGAACCACAACTGATTTAATTATAGATAGACCTCTAGACCCTTCTACAGGCTTTATCACTACTCAAACCAATATTGGTGAAATCAAAGCGGACGGAGTCGAAATCGATGCAACCTTCGCCTTAGTCCGATCACAGGAAGAAGGCGGTTTAGATTGGAGCTTAAACGCTAACTGGACAACTAACCAATCGGAAGTAACCGATTTGGGTTTAGATACAGATATTGTTATTTACTCTGGTTTAACAAGTTTGGGTAACGCTGCAATTGTCGGAGAACAGCTAGGCGTTATTGCTGGTAGCCGTATTACCCGAACAGAAGATGGAGAATTTTTGGTAAATGATGCTGGAGATTATGTTGAAGAAGAAGGCCTTTTCGTTATTGGAAATCCCAATCCAGATTGGCTGCTGAATGTAGGAAATAGTCTAAGCTATAAAAACTTCTCCTTCAACTTTTTAATCAATTACACTCAAGGTGGGGATATTTACAGTAGAACGGTATCTACCTTACTCGGGCGAGGATTAACAACCGACACTGTAGATCGTTTGAATACCTTTATCCTACCTGGCTCTCAGGCAGACGGCACAGCTAACACAAAGCAAATCAATAACTCGACCTATTACTTCAACAACATTCTTTTTGGTCCTGATGAGCTTGGTGTTTTTGATGCTACGGTAATTCGATTACAAGAAATTTCCTTGGGCTATGCCTTACCTTCCAAATTTTTGGATAAGACCCCATTCGGGTCTCTGAGTTTTACCTTATCTGGATTTAACCTATGGTACGATGCCATTAATATGCCCGATGGGACAAACTTTGATCCTAACGTAGCAGGTGTAGGAATTGGAAATGGGCGAGGTTTCGACTATTTAAATGGCCCCAGTTCGAGAAGATTTGGCCTAAGCGTTAAAGCCTCTTTTTAA
- a CDS encoding SusD/RagB family nutrient-binding outer membrane lipoprotein, translated as MKKIIKFIAIVFATGIVFNSCETTELDLASDPNALTPSQANPDFYLNTVQETFARTVESLGENGAELTRIENMFGRNYQNVYSPASVDNEWEQSYQEVIKNIRDMNVLAEEAELFYHIGMGQVMEAYTITLLVDFFGDVPYSEAIQAPEILNPAVDSGADIYAAALALLDQATENFNATPSALPQNDFFYNGDADAWIRAINTLKLRLYLNTGNIDAFDEIVDDEDDFISSTDEDFQFQWGSNLVQPDTRHPNYAQTYTAQGAQGDYASIWLMDLMDTSDDPRIRYYFYRQSATVPGAPGVAPNEETLACSLTDPPAHYVAGGYEYCSLPNGYWGRDHGNDEGTPPDGFLRVAPGVYPQAGQFDDDSFGEIALGSGGGGAGITPMLLASTVDFWRAEVAMSSSTSDALELVLDGIEKSIAKVQSFGSVDSSADGSLAPTPADNQAYLTNVGAEFNDVDASTDDQWNILAEQFFIALKGNGHDSYNFYRRTGYPNDIQPNVEPNPGAFIRSLFYPANAANNNQNVTQKAGVTEQVFWDTNPASPAFPPAN; from the coding sequence ATGAAAAAAATAATAAAATTTATAGCTATTGTCTTCGCTACTGGGATTGTTTTTAATTCCTGTGAGACTACAGAGCTGGATTTAGCGAGTGATCCCAATGCGCTTACTCCAAGCCAAGCCAATCCGGATTTCTATTTGAACACTGTGCAAGAAACGTTTGCACGTACGGTAGAGTCGCTCGGTGAAAATGGAGCGGAACTCACCCGTATCGAAAATATGTTTGGACGTAATTATCAAAATGTCTATTCTCCCGCTAGTGTGGATAATGAATGGGAACAATCCTATCAAGAAGTTATCAAGAACATTCGCGATATGAACGTTTTGGCAGAAGAAGCCGAGTTATTCTATCATATTGGGATGGGCCAAGTAATGGAAGCTTACACGATTACGCTTTTGGTTGATTTCTTTGGTGACGTGCCTTATTCGGAAGCCATTCAAGCTCCCGAGATTTTAAATCCGGCAGTAGATTCCGGAGCGGACATCTATGCTGCAGCATTGGCACTTTTAGATCAAGCTACAGAAAATTTCAATGCTACTCCGTCGGCACTTCCCCAAAACGACTTCTTTTACAATGGTGATGCTGACGCTTGGATAAGGGCTATTAATACGCTCAAGCTCAGATTATACCTGAATACTGGGAACATTGATGCCTTTGATGAAATTGTAGACGATGAAGATGATTTTATCTCTAGTACTGATGAAGACTTTCAATTTCAATGGGGATCGAATTTGGTTCAGCCTGATACACGTCACCCCAACTACGCGCAAACGTATACGGCCCAGGGCGCCCAAGGGGATTACGCTTCCATTTGGTTGATGGATTTGATGGATACTTCGGACGACCCTCGCATCAGGTATTATTTCTATCGCCAGTCAGCTACGGTACCAGGTGCACCAGGGGTGGCACCCAATGAGGAGACCCTAGCTTGCTCCTTGACCGATCCGCCAGCCCATTATGTTGCGGGAGGATACGAATATTGTTCCTTACCAAACGGATACTGGGGTAGAGACCACGGAAACGACGAAGGTACTCCACCGGATGGTTTTCTTAGGGTAGCACCAGGTGTATATCCACAGGCCGGTCAGTTCGATGATGATAGCTTCGGAGAGATTGCACTCGGTTCCGGTGGTGGCGGTGCGGGAATTACACCCATGTTGTTGGCATCTACCGTAGATTTTTGGAGAGCAGAAGTTGCCATGTCTAGCAGTACTTCGGATGCACTTGAGCTTGTTCTTGATGGTATTGAAAAATCGATTGCAAAGGTACAATCCTTCGGAAGTGTGGATAGTAGTGCTGATGGTTCATTGGCCCCAACCCCAGCCGATAATCAAGCTTACCTAACCAACGTAGGGGCAGAATTCAATGATGTTGATGCCTCCACGGATGATCAATGGAATATCCTGGCAGAGCAGTTCTTTATTGCATTGAAAGGAAATGGGCATGATTCGTACAACTTCTATAGAAGGACCGGGTATCCTAACGACATTCAACCCAACGTTGAACCTAACCCAGGGGCATTTATCCGCTCTTTATTCTACCCCGCAAATGCGGCAAACAATAATCAGAACGTGACGCAAAAAGCTGGTGTTACTGAACAGGTATTTTGGGATACCAATCCAGCATCACCTGCTTTCCCACCGGCTAACTAA
- a CDS encoding aryl-sulfate sulfotransferase, with amino-acid sequence MRIKKYINIVFFFFIIGLSLTSCSNEELDSTEEIPDVGDDLGTDAPIDSVMPNPNPTPDTIGKATFFNESLTSNDYILVNDAKNNFVYLMDKKATTLHQWNLGANGDLGNDCFLESDGTLLAMLESDNTSPELRLGGYGGKIHSLDKNGNIIWQFEYSSENHVLHHDALTLPNGNVLAMIWERKSLEEVSAKGYDLEVELFPDGLIEIERATKEIVWEWHLWDHTIQDGDETKLNYGSVNSNPQLVDLNYNQREDGDISHGNGITYDPEKDIIYFSANFYSEIWVIDHSTSSAEAAGHTGGNYGKGGDLIYRFGNPKAYGNNQGKRLFHNNHHPNLFSPDDYSKMLVFSNGAELEQSTVYELRLPDEFSLNSDLDNEPEVLWSFADSDLYSPKVSGATRLSNGNTLITEGDFGIWEVTSSGEVVWKFEGDGFFWRAYPYDKNAEEILILGL; translated from the coding sequence ATGCGAATCAAAAAGTATATTAACATTGTTTTCTTCTTTTTCATCATCGGGCTAAGTTTAACTTCTTGTTCCAATGAAGAGTTGGATAGTACTGAAGAAATTCCTGATGTTGGCGATGATTTAGGCACAGATGCACCCATAGATTCCGTTATGCCCAATCCGAATCCAACACCTGATACAATCGGAAAAGCAACCTTTTTCAATGAGTCGTTGACCTCCAACGACTACATACTTGTAAATGATGCAAAGAATAACTTCGTTTATCTCATGGACAAGAAAGCCACTACCCTTCACCAATGGAACCTTGGTGCCAACGGCGATTTAGGAAATGATTGCTTTCTAGAATCTGATGGAACCTTACTGGCCATGCTTGAATCTGATAACACCTCCCCTGAACTGCGGCTTGGCGGGTATGGAGGGAAAATACATTCCCTTGATAAAAATGGTAACATCATATGGCAATTCGAATATTCTTCGGAGAACCACGTCTTACATCATGACGCCTTAACATTACCAAATGGAAACGTTTTAGCGATGATTTGGGAACGCAAGTCCTTGGAAGAGGTGAGTGCAAAAGGTTATGATTTAGAAGTAGAACTTTTCCCTGATGGCCTTATCGAGATTGAAAGGGCTACCAAAGAAATTGTCTGGGAATGGCATTTATGGGATCACACGATCCAAGACGGTGATGAAACGAAATTAAATTACGGCTCTGTTAACAGCAACCCTCAATTGGTAGACTTGAATTACAATCAGCGTGAAGATGGCGATATTTCCCATGGAAATGGTATTACCTATGACCCTGAGAAAGACATTATCTATTTCAGTGCTAACTTTTATAGTGAAATCTGGGTAATCGACCATAGTACTTCCAGTGCGGAAGCAGCGGGCCATACAGGCGGAAATTATGGAAAAGGGGGAGATTTGATTTATAGATTCGGTAATCCGAAGGCCTATGGAAATAATCAAGGAAAACGTTTGTTTCATAACAATCATCATCCAAATCTGTTTTCCCCCGATGATTATAGTAAAATGTTGGTGTTTTCCAACGGAGCCGAGCTAGAGCAGTCTACCGTGTACGAATTACGACTTCCGGATGAGTTCTCCCTAAACAGCGATTTGGATAATGAGCCGGAAGTATTATGGAGTTTTGCTGATTCCGACCTCTATTCCCCTAAAGTCTCTGGAGCCACTAGATTATCAAATGGTAATACTTTGATTACCGAAGGGGATTTCGGTATCTGGGAGGTCACATCTTCCGGAGAAGTCGTCTGGAAATTTGAAGGAGATGGTTTCTTTTGGCGCGCTTATCCCTATGATAAAAACGCCGAGGAAATTCTAATCTTGGGGCTTTAA
- the rlmB gene encoding 23S rRNA (guanosine(2251)-2'-O)-methyltransferase RlmB, with protein sequence MNKTTQIYGIRAIIEAINHEEPIDKVFLQKGLKGDLSRELESLVRRKGINSSYVPIEKLNRLTKNNHQGAVANISPISFHELEQLVESVMETNETPLFLILDQLSDVRNFGAIIRTAECTGVNGIIIQKKGAAPVTADTIKTSAGAAFKVRIAKVDHVKDAVYYLQASGVTVIAATEKTKNTIYDLDFTIPCAIVMGAEDRGISPSILKASDHLAKLPLLGEIESLNVSVACAVFLYEVVRQRHS encoded by the coding sequence ATGAACAAAACCACCCAAATCTATGGCATACGCGCCATTATAGAGGCGATAAACCATGAAGAGCCCATCGATAAGGTTTTTTTGCAAAAGGGACTTAAAGGCGACTTATCGAGAGAACTTGAAAGTCTCGTACGCAGGAAGGGAATCAATAGCTCTTATGTACCGATCGAGAAATTGAACAGACTTACCAAAAACAATCACCAAGGTGCGGTCGCGAATATCTCACCGATTTCCTTCCATGAATTGGAACAGCTTGTCGAATCGGTAATGGAGACCAACGAAACACCGTTGTTTCTAATACTAGATCAACTCTCGGACGTGCGTAACTTTGGCGCCATTATTCGTACCGCCGAATGTACCGGGGTCAATGGTATCATTATCCAGAAAAAAGGTGCGGCCCCAGTGACCGCGGATACCATTAAAACTTCGGCAGGCGCCGCCTTTAAGGTGCGCATTGCCAAGGTAGATCATGTTAAAGATGCGGTATACTATCTGCAGGCCAGTGGAGTGACGGTAATCGCCGCGACCGAAAAAACCAAAAACACCATTTACGACCTCGATTTTACCATACCGTGTGCCATTGTAATGGGTGCCGAGGATAGGGGCATTTCCCCTTCTATTCTTAAAGCTTCCGATCATCTTGCCAAATTACCTTTGTTGGGGGAGATTGAGTCATTGAACGTTTCAGTGGCTTGTGCGGTTTTTCTTTATGAAGTGGTTAGACAACGACATTCTTAG
- a CDS encoding rhomboid family intramembrane serine protease, whose protein sequence is MSDHHYFKFTNAVLIAPLVAVLSIWTVYWLELRMGVNFNEYGVYPQSSSGLRGVLLSPFIHGSLEHLYNNTLPLAILTAALFYFYRKNAMTILVLGVLFSGLITWAIGRPSYHIGASGLIYVLASFIFFKGIFTKYYRLIALSLIVVFVYGSMLWYIFPVKDGISWEGHLGGFITGLGLALLVKTKLPAAKKYAWEYDDYNEEEDEFLQHFDENGNFIEKLPEETTAQETLKVTYHFKKEDTNKSDS, encoded by the coding sequence ATGTCGGACCATCATTATTTTAAGTTTACAAATGCCGTTCTAATTGCCCCGCTGGTGGCGGTTTTAAGCATATGGACGGTCTATTGGCTCGAGCTGAGGATGGGCGTTAATTTTAATGAATATGGCGTGTACCCTCAAAGTAGCTCTGGATTAAGAGGGGTTTTATTGAGTCCGTTTATTCATGGTTCTTTGGAACATCTCTATAACAATACCCTTCCTTTAGCCATTCTCACGGCCGCACTTTTTTATTTCTATCGAAAGAATGCGATGACGATACTAGTGCTTGGTGTGTTGTTCTCCGGCTTGATAACTTGGGCCATTGGCAGACCTTCGTACCATATCGGTGCTAGCGGACTGATTTATGTTTTGGCCAGTTTTATTTTTTTCAAGGGAATATTTACGAAATATTATAGACTGATTGCACTCTCATTGATTGTTGTTTTTGTATATGGAAGTATGCTGTGGTATATTTTTCCGGTGAAGGATGGCATTTCCTGGGAAGGGCATTTGGGCGGATTTATCACAGGACTTGGCCTTGCATTACTCGTCAAAACGAAGCTGCCCGCAGCTAAGAAATATGCCTGGGAGTACGATGATTACAATGAGGAAGAAGACGAATTTCTGCAACATTTCGACGAAAACGGAAATTTTATAGAAAAACTACCGGAAGAAACAACCGCCCAAGAAACGTTAAAAGTTACTTATCATTTTAAAAAAGAAGATACGAACAAGTCCGATTCGTAA
- a CDS encoding replication-associated recombination protein A: MNEPLAERIRPKTLEDYISQHHLVGESGSLTNQIKRGIIPSLILWGPPGTGKTTLANIIAVVSERPFYALSAINSGVKDVREIIEKAKKSGGLFTAKNPILFIDEIHRFSKSQQDSLLAAVEKGWVTLIGATTENPSFEVIPALLSRCQVYVLNAFGKEDLELLLKRAMREDSVLKTKKIKLKETEALLKLSGGDARKLLNIFELVINSEEKDSVTITDKMVLGKVQKNTVRYDKTGEQHYDIISAFIKSIRGSDPNAAVYWLARMIEGGEDVKFIARRMLISASEDIGLANPTALVIANTTFQAVTTIGYPEARIILSQCAVYLATSPKSNTSYVAIKNAQKQVKETGDLSVPLPLRNAPTKLMKDLGYGEEYKYAHDYANNFVDAEFLPEEISGTTFYSPGQNPREKAIKEFLQNRWKGKYES; encoded by the coding sequence ATGAATGAACCCCTTGCCGAACGCATCCGTCCAAAAACCCTCGAGGACTACATTAGTCAGCATCATTTGGTGGGGGAAAGTGGTTCTTTGACCAACCAAATCAAAAGGGGGATTATTCCCTCCCTGATTTTATGGGGACCACCTGGTACTGGTAAGACCACTTTGGCCAATATTATCGCGGTCGTAAGCGAACGGCCGTTCTATGCATTGAGTGCCATCAATAGCGGGGTTAAGGATGTAAGGGAGATCATTGAAAAGGCCAAAAAAAGCGGGGGGCTCTTTACTGCCAAAAATCCCATACTTTTTATAGATGAGATACACCGCTTTAGCAAATCGCAGCAGGATTCACTATTGGCTGCGGTAGAAAAAGGTTGGGTTACCCTTATCGGCGCAACTACTGAAAACCCCAGCTTTGAGGTGATTCCTGCGTTATTATCCCGCTGTCAGGTGTACGTATTGAATGCCTTTGGAAAAGAAGATCTGGAATTGCTCTTAAAACGGGCGATGCGGGAAGATAGCGTCCTCAAAACCAAAAAAATAAAATTAAAGGAGACCGAAGCCTTATTGAAACTAAGCGGCGGCGATGCCAGGAAATTGTTGAATATTTTTGAATTGGTCATCAATTCGGAAGAAAAAGATTCCGTAACCATTACCGATAAAATGGTCTTGGGTAAGGTGCAAAAAAATACGGTGCGCTATGACAAAACAGGGGAGCAACATTATGACATTATTTCGGCCTTTATCAAATCGATTCGGGGGAGTGACCCAAATGCCGCCGTTTATTGGCTTGCACGTATGATCGAGGGTGGTGAAGACGTCAAATTTATCGCCCGTAGAATGTTGATTTCGGCTTCTGAAGACATCGGTCTGGCCAATCCGACCGCCTTGGTCATTGCGAACACCACCTTTCAAGCGGTTACCACGATAGGATATCCCGAAGCACGGATCATCCTTAGCCAATGTGCCGTATACCTCGCCACTTCCCCTAAAAGCAATACCAGTTATGTGGCCATTAAGAATGCACAAAAACAGGTTAAGGAAACGGGAGACCTGTCGGTTCCCCTACCCTTGCGCAATGCACCTACCAAATTAATGAAAGACTTGGGTTACGGTGAAGAATACAAATATGCCCACGATTACGCCAATAATTTTGTGGATGCCGAATTTTTGCCCGAAGAAATTAGCGGTACTACCTTTTACAGTCCGGGACAGAATCCACGGGAAAAAGCTATTAAAGAGTTTTTACAAAATCGATGGAAAGGTAAATACGAGTCTTGA
- a CDS encoding DUF5723 family protein — MKGHRFLLYALLGLGLGLQGQNKELLYDFNEIPQSLMVNPGVQSDFQWYVGVPTLSQISFQAGSSGLAVTDLFEDDGIDFNDKVRERAIFGMTPNDELSGNFQVELLHVGFRGKDPDKFYSMGIYTEGDAIGYWFRDYAILGFEGNADRLGQEFDLSHLKTRGELLNVFHFGINQKIDRNLTIGARGKIYSSIFDFSSTKNKGFFVTEEGQNNLLASTLDADLELRTSGIDALRTAEDDGVIGSTVLKRGLFGGNLGLGVDVGFTYSLSEQTVLTGSLLDLGFIYHSNDIKSYSLRGSATVEGIEVILPDALADPDQDFWQNLVDDIETFIPFEENTNNYVTFRPTKLYASIRHDFGEQIPSRVNCECGPNVAGNSFRSKYANSYGGQLYTVFRPRGPQVALSAFYLRRFGNVLAAKATYTVDKFSFTNVGLGLNLQAGPVNLYLLADNLLGYGNIAATNYASFQFGLNIISWGKN; from the coding sequence ATGAAAGGACATCGCTTTCTTCTGTACGCTCTATTGGGGCTAGGCCTCGGTTTGCAAGGTCAGAACAAAGAACTTCTCTATGATTTTAATGAGATTCCCCAGTCGCTGATGGTGAATCCAGGTGTACAGTCCGATTTTCAATGGTATGTTGGTGTCCCGACCCTTTCGCAAATATCGTTTCAGGCAGGTTCAAGTGGTCTTGCCGTTACCGATCTTTTTGAGGATGACGGAATCGATTTCAATGATAAGGTCAGGGAAAGAGCAATCTTCGGGATGACACCGAACGATGAGTTGAGCGGTAACTTTCAAGTGGAATTACTGCACGTCGGTTTTCGGGGAAAGGATCCGGACAAATTTTATTCTATGGGCATCTATACAGAGGGTGATGCCATCGGCTATTGGTTTAGGGATTACGCCATTTTGGGATTCGAAGGCAATGCTGATCGCTTAGGTCAGGAATTCGACCTGAGTCATTTGAAAACCAGGGGCGAACTTTTGAATGTCTTTCATTTTGGTATCAATCAAAAAATAGATAGAAATTTGACCATAGGGGCAAGAGGTAAAATTTACTCCAGCATTTTTGATTTCAGTTCTACTAAAAACAAGGGCTTCTTTGTTACGGAGGAGGGTCAGAACAATTTATTGGCAAGTACGCTGGATGCCGATTTGGAGTTGCGAACCTCTGGGATTGATGCTCTTAGAACGGCGGAAGACGATGGTGTCATAGGTAGTACCGTTCTTAAAAGAGGGCTTTTTGGCGGGAATTTAGGGCTTGGCGTCGATGTGGGTTTTACCTATAGCTTAAGTGAGCAAACGGTGCTTACCGGTAGCCTCCTGGATTTGGGATTCATTTACCATAGCAATGATATCAAAAGCTATTCCTTACGAGGAAGCGCCACCGTTGAGGGAATAGAGGTCATCCTGCCGGACGCTCTCGCTGACCCGGATCAAGATTTTTGGCAAAATCTTGTCGATGACATCGAAACCTTTATTCCTTTTGAGGAAAACACAAATAACTATGTCACTTTTAGGCCCACAAAACTATATGCGTCCATACGCCACGATTTCGGTGAGCAGATTCCCTCACGGGTAAACTGTGAATGCGGTCCGAACGTGGCAGGTAACAGTTTCAGGTCTAAATATGCAAATAGTTATGGGGGTCAATTATATACGGTATTTAGGCCTAGGGGACCACAAGTCGCACTTTCGGCTTTTTATCTAAGGAGGTTTGGTAACGTCTTGGCAGCCAAAGCTACCTACACCGTTGATAAATTCTCCTTTACCAACGTGGGCTTGGGATTGAACTTACAGGCAGGTCCGGTGAATCTCTACCTATTGGCTGATAACCTGCTCGGTTATGGCAATATCGCAGCTACCAATTACGCATCTTTTCAGTTCGGATTAAATATCATATCTTGGGGCAAGAACTAA